Proteins encoded by one window of Pseudonocardia alni:
- a CDS encoding MmgE/PrpD family protein gives MTTIPAPSTTTSLSATVGAFAARATLDDVPAEVQERARHLILDAVGLAFASTAYGFPGVAVAALASFGGAGDQPVLGLPDRLPARDAAMLNGVLIHGMDFDDTHIPAVTHVSAAALPAALAAAVARGADTRTLLLAYVLGVEVSARVGIGGAGGFHDVGFHPTAVAGAFGSAVAAGKVAGLDADGLATAQGVVGSMSSGLLEFLADGAWTKRLHPGWAAMSGLTAAGFAEAGWSGPGAVYEGRFGLYNSHLAGRETRPGAVGEGLGGTWELMRTAVKPYPICHFIHAFADAALLLRPEIGDTAITGIRCAIHPVPGKVVCEPAEAKWTPRDEYDAKFSLPFVVATTLLRGRFGLTELSDAALADRAALDLAQKVRVTDDPDSAFPAAYSGAIEIELADGRVLRHREQVNRGHDERPLTNDDVVAKFRETIGTVAPAAVADRVQRAVLGLGDDTPAVEFAEACRG, from the coding sequence ATGACCACCATCCCGGCCCCGTCCACGACCACCTCGCTGTCCGCCACCGTCGGCGCGTTCGCGGCCCGCGCGACCCTCGACGACGTCCCCGCCGAGGTGCAGGAGCGGGCCCGCCACCTGATCCTCGACGCCGTCGGGCTGGCGTTCGCCTCGACCGCGTACGGCTTCCCGGGGGTCGCCGTGGCGGCCCTGGCGTCCTTCGGGGGCGCGGGCGACCAGCCCGTGCTCGGCCTGCCCGACCGGCTCCCGGCCCGTGACGCCGCGATGCTCAACGGCGTGCTGATCCACGGCATGGACTTCGACGACACCCACATCCCGGCCGTCACCCACGTCTCCGCCGCGGCGCTGCCCGCTGCGCTCGCCGCGGCCGTCGCCCGCGGGGCGGACACCCGGACGCTGCTCCTGGCCTACGTGCTCGGTGTCGAGGTCTCGGCCCGGGTCGGTATCGGCGGCGCGGGCGGGTTCCACGACGTCGGGTTCCACCCCACCGCGGTGGCCGGGGCGTTCGGGTCCGCCGTCGCCGCCGGGAAGGTGGCGGGCCTGGACGCCGACGGTCTCGCGACGGCGCAGGGCGTCGTCGGCTCGATGAGCTCCGGGCTGCTGGAGTTCCTGGCCGACGGGGCCTGGACCAAGCGGCTGCACCCGGGCTGGGCCGCGATGTCCGGGCTCACCGCGGCCGGGTTCGCCGAGGCGGGCTGGAGCGGGCCGGGCGCGGTCTACGAGGGCCGGTTCGGCCTCTACAACTCCCACCTGGCCGGGCGCGAGACCCGGCCCGGCGCGGTCGGCGAGGGTCTGGGCGGAACCTGGGAGCTGATGCGGACCGCGGTCAAGCCGTACCCGATCTGCCACTTCATCCACGCCTTCGCCGACGCCGCGCTGCTGCTGCGCCCCGAGATCGGCGACACCGCGATCACCGGGATCCGCTGCGCGATCCACCCGGTGCCCGGCAAGGTCGTGTGCGAGCCGGCGGAGGCCAAGTGGACCCCGCGCGACGAGTACGACGCCAAGTTCAGCCTCCCCTTCGTCGTCGCGACCACGCTGCTGCGCGGCCGCTTCGGGCTGACCGAGCTGTCCGACGCGGCACTCGCCGACCGCGCCGCGCTCGACCTCGCCCAGAAGGTGCGGGTCACCGACGACCCGGACAGCGCCTTCCCTGCCGCCTACTCCGGCGCGATCGAGATCGAGCTGGCCGACGGCCGGGTCCTGCGCCACCGCGAGCAGGTCAACCGCGGCCACGACGAGCGCCCGCTCACCAACGACGACGTCGTCGCCAAGTTCCGGGAGACGATCGGCACGGTCGCCCCGGCCGCCGTCGCCGACCGGGTGCAGCGCGCGGTGCTGGGGCTCGGCGACGACACCCCGGCCGTGGAGTTCGCCGAGGCCTGCCGTGGCTGA